A section of the Pochonia chlamydosporia 170 chromosome 2, whole genome shotgun sequence genome encodes:
- a CDS encoding extensin (similar to Metarhizium acridum CQMa 102 XP_007807483.1) produces MPAPRRRKIGHRRRVEDEGDDDGRPDALELDDDSLTEGSLSDDDDAGQDSDTSNIDEASPTSLHASKPANGGAAKGPSAKPASTAANGNAKPVSDTDLMLHGLSIADKSAPPQEMQFDEVVVSPPKSPSAPVIVSSASAMRQQPAAHVERRRQEHEDYKRRRDEDPAFVPNRGSFFMHDHRHAGPAANGFRPFGRGRGRGGRYGVGGPFAPFSHMHHPSDPTTNSQWTHDMHDTVAQPVPRRPRQMPDDEGPPNGNGFIPTCEPSTTPINRTLSTEKHIGNAQVRVSLPGMKSPAVFHGIPVKQYTKLPDHRPPLRRDKPVRISLPDHPPRYIFPASDRSFTFIPRALRPNQQRMRGKPRSTWGSIGGGGFSRRTSVFGGSYYGSAYSPSVALSRRSSVAQERDFMFSPTGSVISRPPMPADNVRPVVRLPPSAAAQPPMPVQVPAPVPVHMPAPVLAQEHAPVHVPPTEQPSDAAESSINEIPPPQTHPLPQKPTVQENRPSSIPMHQPRPQKNISVADIESPTMTQGVGSQAFQGAFHQQVPVQVANGYGQEPHTRRPSYPSQQSTGTPLSHIPERAIHAAPFQPHTYGQPQYYSQQVYPTQPQQGYYYPSGYSGPNMTPSAPAPGFVPGGQPGNVSGGFAPQGQPDQGPASHGHGHNPSSGSNLVAQEVNGMVYYYDASQIAPVSSYPPPYSAPQGYQPSVMGMGGMVTPSPDGFYYPQHASGMVYYPQ; encoded by the exons GCCAAAGGCCCTTCAGCAAAACCTGCATCAACTGCGGCAAACGGCAATGCGAAGCCAGTCTCCGACACAGACTTGATGTTGCACGGCTTGTCCATTGCCGATAAATCCGCGCCCCCTCAAGAGATGCAGTTCGACGAGGTCGTGGTGTCGCCGCCCAAGTCTCCTTCAGCCCCCGTTATCGTCAGCTCGGCGTCTGCCATGCGGCAACAGCCTGCTGCCCACGTAGAGCGGCGACGACAGGAGCACGAGGATTATAAACGCCGGAGAGACGAGGATCCAGCCTTTGTGCCCAATAGGGGCTCCTTCTTCATGCATGACCACAGACACGCTGGGCCTGCCGCGAACGGCTTCAGACCTtttgggagagggagaggaaggGGCGGCCGTTATGGTGTCGGCGGCCCCTTTGCTCCATTCAG CCACATGCATCACCCTTCGGATCCAACAACAAATTCCCAATGGACTCACGACATGCACGATACAGTTGCCCAACCCGTTCCTCGTCGACCTCGACAGATGCCAGATGATGAAGGGCCGCCCAACGGCAATGGGTTCATCCCCACGTGCGAGCCAAGCACTACGCCCATCAATCGGACCCTATCCACCGAAAAACATATCGGCAATGCTCAAGTCCGTGTGTCACTACCGGGAATGAAGTCTCCCGCCGTCTTCCATGGCATACCTGTGAAGCAGTATACCAAATTGCCTGATCATCGTCCTCCTTTGCGGCGAGACAAGCCTGTCCGAATCTCCTTGCCCGACCATCCTCCGCGTTACATCTTCCCTGCCTCCGACCGATCCTTCACCTTCATCCCGCGTGCCCTTCGGCCAAACCAACAGCGCATGCGCGGCAAACCTAGGTCTACTTGGGGCtccatcggcggcggcggtttTTCGAGGCGGACCAGTGTTTTCGGGGGTAGCTACTATGGAAGCGCATACTCGCCCAGCGTGGCTCTCAGTCGTCGATCATCTGTCGCCCAGGAGCGCGACTTCATGTTCTCTCCGACAGGATCCGTCATTTCTAGGCCACCAATGCCAGCTGATAACGTTCGACCCGTAGTCCGACTCCCACCAAGCGCTGCAGCTCAACCTCCCATGCCTGTGCAGGTACCGGCACCAGTACCTGTCCACATGCCGGCACCGGTCCTGGCCCAGGAACATGCTCCTGTTCATGTGCCACCAACCGAGCAGCCGAGTGATGCGGCAGAGTCGTCGATTAACGAGATTCCCCCGCCGCAAACGCACCCTCTTCCTCAGAAACCGACGGTACAGGAGAATCGGCCAAGCTCTATCCCTATGCACCAACCCCGGCCACAGAAGAACATTTCTGTTGCGGATATTGAGTCTCCTACAATGACGCAGGGAGTTGGCTCCCAAGCCTTCCAGGGAGCCTTCCACCAGCAGGTTCCAGTGCAGGTAGCCAACGGGTACGGGCAGGAACCGCACACACGGAGGCCGTCGTATCCCTCTCAACAGTCAACTGGAACACCACTGTCTCACATCCCAGAGAGAGCTATTCATGCTGCACCATTCCAACCTCATACGTACGGGCAGCCGCAGTACTATAGCCAGCAAGTGTACCCAACCCAGCCGCAGCAGGGATACTACTATCCTTCTGGATATTCTGGGCCCAACATGACACCATCTGCACCGGCGCCTGGTTTTGTACCCGGTGGCCAGCCTGGAAATGTGTCTGGAGGCTTTGCTCCCCAGGGACAGCCGGATCAAGGACCAGCTTCACACGGCCACGGGCATAACCCTTCATCTGGTTCGAACCTGGTGGCGCAAGAGGTGAACGGTATGGTGTACTATTACGATGCCAGTCAGATTGCGCCAGTCAGTTCCTACCCACCGCCATACTCTGCGCCCCAAGGGTACCAACCCAGTGTCATGGGCATGGGAGGAATGGTGACGCCAAGCCCTGACGGATTTTACTACCCTCAACATGCATCCGGAATGGTTTATTATCCACAGTAG
- a CDS encoding ZZ type zinc finger domain-containing protein (similar to Coccidioides immitis RS XP_001248274.1) yields MSSVSQPGPDAMVTVKVTYDGVTRRAKMPLREMVPRVLEEHIRTFLQIPADTKIMIERYSDSAAAFVMLDSSNMAVYKQLYRAAKAKSKLKLRVSVLPQSDRSSPRPVTVEDAPETTETTPIEQPEPVNANPTPLDAASSSRTTLTKQYDANLLQEAAKIIQDHQAEFDDRIRQVMKSTDELASLTSQMASCQPFTTTSSVPKLSGPLSPVCPASGAMFAVCCNSCEQNIPDAHYHCSTCDDGDFDLCQSCVEQGITCYSDDHWLIKRTMNNGQIVNSTTETIAPKLKLKAKAEPVKVEVQEPGKGVIDPTLWTIAHSMHVGSRPSCVLPRSSAFPPRVAPLGNMRTCNQCVRELPEREFLHCTTCEDYDLCQPCFAKDAHGHHPRHGFAAAVPGTEMPTHIRVKMNPGRNQVHHAICDGCDSYITGVRHKCLDCPDWDYCAECAQNAHFVHPNHRFAAIYEPLTDLHASVISQPVHMGICCDGPLCSATHAMTSYIRGIRYKCAVCHDLDFCANCEASPANEHNKTHPLIKFKTPVRHVSVTTSGEHQDGKRMPAMGDRSSTSSKATETVNSPATNSVNAVQTVVDVKPVEAAIPPPRPAKEPIAKPEPVAVAPAAPKAEFKEEELRAVFIRDCVADGTIFPPNQVFEQTWVLRNEGNTAWPAGCSVKFVGGDYMGHVDSTHPAGISELVSASESTVCYAPLAPGQEYSFTALLRTPMRPGKMISYWRLTTPDGMRFGHRLWCEVNVRAAAVSEVKPKTPTPTTPPTLVKTEPVDESSQASSTMIFPKLEKESPSASMHAEVKSETTVAAPEEGFEECDQDDEWDGSEDGFLTDEEYDILDASDEEFLEEQEKKLLKK; encoded by the exons ATGTCGTCAGTTTCTCAGCCTGGCCCTGATGCCATGGTCACCGTCAAGGTGACATACGATGGCGTCACTCGCAGAGCCAAGATGCCTCTGCGTGAGATGGTTCCTCGCGTTCTTGAGGAGCAC ATTCGAACGTTCCTTCAAATTCCCGCCGATACCAAGATCATGATTGAACGCTACTCCgattctgctgctgcgtTTGTCATGCTTGATTCCTCCAACATGGCTGTCTACAAACAGCTGTATAGAGCcgccaaggcaaagtcgAAGCTCAAGCTGCGTGTTTCCGTTTTGCCCCAGAGCGACCGGTCATCCCCTCGACCCGTTACCGTCGAAGACGCTCCCGAGACCACCGAAACTACTCCCATCGAGCAGCCCGAGCctgtcaacgccaacccAACGCCTCTCGATGCCGCCAGCTCATCCCGCACCACTCTCACAAAGCAGTACGACGCAAACCTGTTGCAGGAGGCTGCCAAGATTATTCAGGATCACCAAGCCGAGTTCGACGACCGTATCAGACAAGTCATGAAGTCTACCGACGAGCTCGCCAGTCTCACATCTCAAATGgccagctgccagccatTTACCACCACGTCAAGTGTTCCCAAGCTGTCTGGCCCGCTCTCGCCCGTCTGTCCAGCCAGCGGTGCCATGTTTGCCGTCTGCTGCAACAGCTGCGAGCAAAACATTCCGGATGCCCATTATCACTGCTCCACctgtgatgacggcgacTTTGATCTTTGCCAGTCTTGCGTTGAACAGGGCATTACATGCTACAGTGATGACCACTGGCTGATCAAGCGTACTATGAACAATGGCCAGATTGTAAACAGCACAACCGAGACTATTGCtcccaagctcaagcttaAAGCTAAGGCTGAACCCgtcaaggttgaggttcaGGAGCCTGGAAAGGGAGTTATCGATCCGACTCTGTGGACGATTGCCCATTCCATGCACGTTGGCAGCCGCCCTTCTTGTGTTTTACCGAGGTCGTCTGCGTTTCCTCCCCGAGTTGCGCCGCTTGGTAATATGCGCACATGCAACCAGTGTGTTCGAG AACTTCCTGAGCGTGAGTTCCTTCACTGCACAACTTGTGAGGATTATGACCTCTGCCAACCTTGCTTCGCCAAGGATGCCCATGGCCACCACCCCAGGCATGGCTTCGCGGCTGCCGTGCCCGGCACTGAGATGCCAACCCACATCCGTGTCAAGATGAACCCAGGCCGCAATCAGGTCCACCACGCCATCTGTGATGGTTGTGATTCT TACATCACTGGCGTCCGCCACAAGTGCCTCGACTGCCCTGACTGGGACTACTGTGCCGAGTGTGCCCAGAATGCTCACTTTGTGCATCCCAATCACCGATTTGCTGCCATTTATGAGCCGCTCACAGACCTGCACGCCTCCGTCATTTCCCAGCCTGTCCACATGGGCATCTGTTGCGATGGCCCCCTGTGCAGTGCCACTCATGCCATGACCTCGTACATCAGAGGCATTCGCTACAAGTGTGCTGTGTGCCATGACCTTGACTTCTGCGCCAACTGCGAGGCCAGCCCTGCCAACGAGCATAACAAGACTCACCCCCTCATCAAGTTCAAGACTCCTGTCCGTCACGTTAGCGTCACCACGTCTGGTGAGCACCAAGACGGCAAGCGTATGCCGGCCATGGGTGACCGCTCGAGCACCAGCTCCAAGGCTACGGAGACTGTTAACAGCCCGGCCACCAACAGCGTCAATGCCGTGCAAACCGTCGTCGACGTCAAGCCTGTCGAGGCTGCTattcctcctcctcgcccagCCAAAGAGCccattgccaaacccgagcctgtggctgtggcaccagcagctcCCAAGGCCGAGTTtaaggaggaggagcttcgTGCCGTGTTCATCCGTGACTGTGTGGCAGATGGTACCATCTTCCCTCCGAACCAGGTCTTCGAGCAAACCTGGGTCCTTCGAAACGAAGGCAATACCGCCTGGCCCGCTGGGTGCTCTGTCAAATTTGTTGGCGGCGACTACATGGGCCACGTTGACTCTACTCACCCTGCCGGCATCTCTGAACTTGTCTCCGCCTCTGAATCTACGGTCTGCTATGCCCCTCTCGCCCCTGGACAAGAATACTCATTCACTGCTTTGCTTCGCACACCCATGCGCCCTGGTAAGATGATCTCATACTGGCGGTTGACAACTCCTGATGGCATGCGATTCGGACATCGTCTGTGGTGCGAGGTTAACGTTCGAGCTGCTGCCGTTTCTGAGGTCAAACCCAAGACTCCTACCCCGACAACTCCGCCAACTCTAGTCAAGACAGAGCCTGTCGATGAATCCAGCCAGGCCAGTAGCACAATGATCTTCCCCAAACTCGAGAAGGAATCACCAAGCGCCAGCATGCATGCGGAGGTCAAGTCTGAAACCACTGTTGCTGCCCCTGAGGAAGGATTCGAGGAGTGCGACCAGGACGATGAGTGGGATGGCTCTGAGGACGGTTTCCTGACGGATGAAGAATACGATATTCTGGATGCTTCAGACGAAGAATTCTTGGAagagcaggagaagaaactCTTGAAGAAGTAG